One part of the Asterias amurensis chromosome 11, ASM3211899v1 genome encodes these proteins:
- the LOC139944146 gene encoding uncharacterized protein: MAAKVKKISRDIISLILALGLVMSFYVLPLQGEMCSTMISAVDGENYSALQKRAFASLRSTCRGRREPPIRWHVCEYFTEPSRPHTFRYIMGPLSMPFKLDFKARTSAGLKIALAERNTTESMFAEITIGGWNGSKSVIRPCHSDECTERFGVHNEPGVVNENEYRPFWIEYIEGVVRVGKGGQQTAFSQWDAGAYHGRITSDVYVGISGARRYDDYWVFNTTYTCK; encoded by the exons ATGGCTGCGAAAGTGAAGAAGATTTCTCGTGACATTATTTCCCTAATTCTGGCACTCGGTTTGGTCATGAGTTTCTACGTCTTGCCCCTGCAAGGAGAAATGTGTTCTACAATGATCTCTGCAGTTGATGGAGAAAACTATTCGGCTCTGCAGAAAAGAGCATTCGCAAGTCTGAGATCAACCTGCCGCGGCCGCAGAGAGCCACCCATACGCT GGCATGTATGTGAGTACTTCACTGAACCATCAAGGCCTCATACCTTCAGGTACATCATGGGTCCCTTGAGCATGCCCTTCAAGCTGGACTTCAAAGCGAGAACTTCCGCGGGCCTTAAGATAGCCCTTGCAGAGAGAAATACAACTGAGTCCATGTTTGCTGAAATAA CCATTGGCGGATGGAATGGCAGCAAGTCGGTCATTAGACCCTGTCATTCAGATGAATGCACTGAGCGGTTCGGTGTTCATAATGAGCCCGGTGTCGTCAATGAGAATGAATATCGCCCTTTCTGGATCGAGTACATAGAGGGCGTGGTGAGGGTCGGCAAAGGAGGGCAGCAGACGGCTTTCTCTCAATGGGATGCCGGTGCGTATCATGGGCGTATCACTTCAGATGTATATGTTGGAATATCGGGTGCGAGACGTTATGACGATTATTGGGTATTTAACACAACATATACTTGCAAATAG